The following proteins are encoded in a genomic region of Galbibacter sp. BG1:
- a CDS encoding dipeptidase: protein MENIKSYIDSNKDRFIAELIELLKIPSVSADPAFSQDVLNTAEAVKEALDKAGCDHVEICETPGYPIVYGEKIIDKTLPTVLVYGHYDVQPPDPMDLWNSPPFEPVIKETKIHPEGAIFARGACDDKGQMYMHVKALEYMTQTGNLPCNVKFMIEGEEEVGSESLEWFVQNSREKLSNDVILISDTGMIAKDVPSITTGLRGLSYVEVEVEGPNRDLHSGLYGGAVANPINVLSKMIAALHDENNRITVPGFYDKVEELSVEEREEMAKAPFSLDDYKEALDIEDVYGEKGYSTNERGSIRPTLDVNGIWGGYIGEGAKTVIASKAYAKISMRLVPDQDWREITELFQAYFESLAPKGVKVLVKPHHGGYPYVTPIDSTGYLAASKAYEQTFGKTPVPQRSGGSIPIVSLFEKELKSKTILMGFGLNSDAIHSPNEHYGIWNYLKGIETIPYFYKYFTELSE from the coding sequence ATGGAAAATATTAAGTCGTATATCGATTCCAATAAAGATCGATTTATTGCAGAACTCATAGAATTATTAAAGATACCATCTGTTAGTGCAGATCCTGCTTTTTCTCAGGATGTTTTAAATACGGCGGAGGCCGTTAAGGAAGCATTGGACAAAGCGGGCTGCGATCATGTAGAGATCTGTGAAACTCCGGGGTATCCCATCGTCTATGGTGAAAAAATAATAGATAAAACCTTACCAACGGTTTTGGTGTATGGCCATTACGATGTGCAGCCGCCAGATCCTATGGATTTATGGAACTCACCCCCTTTTGAACCCGTAATTAAAGAAACCAAAATACATCCGGAAGGGGCCATTTTTGCCCGTGGAGCTTGCGATGACAAAGGGCAAATGTACATGCATGTGAAAGCATTAGAGTATATGACACAAACAGGGAATCTCCCGTGCAATGTAAAGTTTATGATTGAGGGTGAGGAAGAAGTTGGATCTGAAAGCCTGGAATGGTTTGTTCAAAATAGCCGTGAAAAACTTTCCAACGATGTTATTTTAATTTCAGATACTGGGATGATAGCCAAGGATGTCCCTTCTATAACAACCGGTCTTCGAGGGCTCAGTTATGTAGAAGTAGAGGTTGAAGGGCCCAATAGAGATTTACATAGTGGTTTGTATGGTGGTGCTGTAGCAAACCCAATAAATGTGCTCAGCAAAATGATTGCTGCTTTACATGATGAAAATAACCGTATCACAGTACCTGGTTTTTACGATAAGGTGGAAGAACTTTCTGTAGAAGAACGGGAGGAAATGGCAAAAGCTCCATTTTCCTTAGACGATTATAAAGAGGCTTTAGATATTGAAGATGTTTATGGTGAAAAAGGATATAGCACCAACGAGAGGGGTAGTATACGGCCTACATTGGATGTAAACGGCATTTGGGGCGGTTATATCGGGGAAGGTGCAAAAACAGTTATTGCTAGTAAAGCATATGCCAAAATTTCTATGCGTTTGGTACCCGATCAAGACTGGAGAGAAATAACAGAACTTTTTCAAGCTTATTTCGAAAGTTTGGCTCCGAAGGGAGTTAAGGTATTGGTGAAACCTCATCATGGAGGCTATCCTTACGTAACCCCTATCGATAGTACCGGCTATCTCGCAGCAAGTAAAGCTTATGAACAGACTTTTGGTAAAACCCCAGTGCCACAACGCAGTGGAGGAAGTATTCCAATTGTATCTTTGTTTGAAAAAGAGCTTAAAAGTAAAACCATTTTAATGGGCTTTGGTTTGAATAGTGATGCTATTCATTCCCCTAATGAACATTACGGAATTTGGAACTATTTAAAAGGGATTGAAACTATTCCCTATTTCTATAAATATTTTACCGAATTGAGTGAGTAA
- a CDS encoding DUF4468 domain-containing protein: MRKILLFMLFIASIGYSQQFKYNEEGVINQEVIREVPYSINEIEQRVSNWVQFNYKNPNLVTTGNVENEFLRFNGMVDYGVENVGMGVLAPFKLFYTFRTDFKDGKYKLTLEQANFTYDSNGVISKQKVKGGRKLKDAYAKFYDNVIIDLNSIEKSLFDYVSGNKELTSDDW, from the coding sequence ATGAGAAAAATACTATTATTCATGCTGTTTATTGCCTCCATTGGGTATTCTCAACAATTTAAATACAATGAAGAAGGGGTTATAAACCAAGAAGTAATTAGGGAAGTTCCTTATTCCATAAACGAAATAGAGCAAAGAGTAAGTAATTGGGTGCAGTTTAATTACAAAAATCCTAATCTAGTAACCACTGGTAATGTAGAAAATGAGTTTTTACGTTTTAATGGTATGGTAGATTATGGGGTTGAAAATGTAGGCATGGGTGTCTTGGCTCCATTTAAATTGTTTTATACATTTAGAACCGACTTCAAGGATGGTAAATATAAATTGACTCTGGAGCAAGCTAATTTCACATACGATTCAAATGGGGTGATCTCAAAACAAAAAGTTAAAGGCGGCCGAAAGTTAAAGGATGCCTATGCTAAATTTTATGACAATGTAATAATTGATCTAAATTCTATTGAAAAATCGCTTTTCGATTATGTTTCAGGGAATAAAGAGTTAACGTCCGATGATTGGTAA
- a CDS encoding aldehyde dehydrogenase family protein, whose protein sequence is MNTSNNTINLHKKTVDFLKTSPSMLINNEEVQSGSKKVFATKNPANGSVLAEIPLAEDIDVNMAVKAARKAFTDTWKHVKPSEKSDLIWNLAELIERDLEVLVELETLDNGKPLNKAKYDVLGAVAHLKYYAGWCTKIEGTSIPTDTNKLVYTKREPLGVVGLIVPWNFPLMIAIWKLAPALACGNCCVLKPAEQTPLTALYLGKLIVEAGFPAGVVNIVTGPGLPTGEAISNHMDIDKISFTGSTEVGRKIMLSAANSNLKKVSLELGGKSPNVIFNDADLDLVLGGLQWSSFYNSGQECTLGSRIYVQESIYEEVLKVLKGKTIKMTIGEGIENPDLGPMVSEEQLKTVSNYIEKGKKEGGNIICGGNRLEGKLADGYFLEPTIFETDTEDATIVKEEIFGPVVVISKFKTFDEVVEKANDTKYGLAAAVWTKDISKAHRFANEVDAGSIWVNGYDLFDAAVPFGGFKQSGNGKEMGKSAIDLYTKEKAVWVVL, encoded by the coding sequence ATGAATACCTCCAACAATACCATCAATTTACATAAAAAAACCGTTGACTTTTTAAAAACCTCTCCTTCCATGTTAATTAATAACGAGGAAGTACAAAGTGGATCAAAAAAAGTATTTGCCACGAAAAATCCAGCAAATGGATCGGTTTTAGCTGAAATTCCGCTGGCAGAAGATATCGATGTAAATATGGCCGTCAAAGCGGCTCGAAAAGCCTTTACCGATACGTGGAAGCATGTGAAACCATCAGAAAAATCTGATTTGATTTGGAACTTGGCGGAATTAATAGAAAGAGATTTAGAGGTTTTAGTAGAACTTGAAACCTTAGACAACGGGAAGCCTTTAAACAAAGCTAAATACGATGTGCTTGGAGCTGTGGCACATTTAAAATATTATGCTGGCTGGTGTACCAAAATTGAAGGGACGTCTATACCAACCGATACAAATAAACTAGTATATACCAAACGAGAACCATTGGGAGTGGTAGGCCTCATAGTTCCCTGGAATTTCCCTTTGATGATAGCCATTTGGAAGTTAGCGCCTGCTTTGGCCTGCGGCAATTGCTGTGTATTAAAACCTGCGGAACAAACTCCGCTAACAGCATTATATCTAGGAAAACTTATTGTAGAAGCAGGATTTCCGGCTGGGGTAGTAAATATAGTAACCGGTCCTGGACTGCCAACTGGGGAAGCTATCTCAAACCATATGGATATCGATAAAATAAGCTTTACTGGCTCTACTGAAGTGGGGAGAAAAATAATGCTTTCGGCCGCTAATAGTAATCTTAAGAAGGTAAGTTTGGAGTTGGGCGGAAAGTCACCCAATGTCATTTTTAACGACGCAGATCTTGACTTGGTTTTAGGAGGTCTTCAATGGAGTAGCTTTTATAATAGCGGACAGGAATGTACGCTGGGATCCAGAATATACGTGCAAGAATCTATTTATGAAGAAGTCCTGAAGGTATTAAAGGGAAAAACGATTAAAATGACCATAGGAGAAGGGATTGAAAATCCAGATCTTGGGCCTATGGTTAGTGAAGAACAGTTAAAAACCGTTTCCAACTACATAGAAAAAGGAAAAAAAGAAGGCGGTAATATTATATGTGGGGGAAACCGATTGGAAGGTAAATTAGCCGACGGATATTTTTTGGAACCGACTATTTTTGAAACAGATACTGAAGATGCAACCATTGTAAAGGAGGAAATATTTGGCCCAGTGGTTGTAATCTCTAAGTTTAAAACCTTCGATGAGGTTGTTGAAAAAGCAAACGATACCAAGTATGGACTTGCAGCTGCTGTTTGGACCAAAGATATTTCTAAAGCACACCGCTTTGCCAACGAAGTCGATGCCGGTTCTATTTGGGTTAATGGCTACGATCTATTTGATGCCGCCGTGCCATTTGGAGGATTTAAACAGAGCGGCAATGGTAAAGAAATGGGGAAAAGCGCCATAGATCTTTATACCAAGGAAAAAGCAGTTTGGGTGGTTTTGTAA
- a CDS encoding Zn-dependent hydrolase, with translation MNKDSVKTSKSMEALKINDRRLWNRLMEMAAIGATPKGGVCRVALTDEDKQGRELFIKWAKDAGCEIDVDKIGNIYARRKGKNNDLPAVMIGSHLDSQPTGGKFDGVMGVLAGLEVIETLNDLNLETDVPIEVVSWTNEEGARFSPAMIASGVFSGAFSLEYAYSRMDAQGRTLGEELQRIGFLGDAHVGNRPYKATFELHIEQGPILESNETSIGVVTGVQGIRWYDLSIKGKETHAGPFPLSHRKDTVKKVSALLPEIYKLAEAYSPDSRVTIGYLNTSPGVRNTVPGSLEMSIDLRHPDNNMLMEMDEGLKSIVKEAMKDGFDLELNEVWYSPPVKFDENCVAAVRKASEKLHIEYQEMVSGAGHDSVYISQVAPTSMIFIPCKDGLSHNELESAKKQDVTKGCNVLLNAVLQMANNK, from the coding sequence ATGAATAAAGATAGTGTTAAAACTTCTAAATCTATGGAGGCATTAAAAATTAATGATCGTAGGTTATGGAATAGGCTTATGGAAATGGCAGCTATTGGAGCAACGCCAAAAGGTGGGGTTTGTAGGGTCGCTCTAACGGATGAAGACAAACAGGGAAGAGAACTCTTTATAAAATGGGCAAAAGATGCGGGTTGCGAGATTGATGTAGATAAAATTGGGAATATTTATGCTCGACGCAAGGGAAAAAACAACGACTTACCAGCTGTTATGATTGGAAGCCATTTAGATTCTCAGCCTACTGGGGGCAAGTTTGATGGTGTTATGGGGGTTTTGGCAGGTCTTGAGGTTATTGAAACCTTAAACGATTTAAATTTGGAGACCGATGTACCCATAGAGGTTGTGTCTTGGACAAATGAAGAAGGGGCTCGATTTTCTCCTGCCATGATAGCTTCTGGAGTTTTCTCGGGGGCATTCTCCCTAGAATATGCTTATTCCAGAATGGATGCTCAAGGCCGTACCCTTGGAGAAGAGCTTCAACGAATCGGGTTTTTAGGAGACGCTCATGTAGGGAACCGCCCATATAAGGCTACTTTCGAGCTTCACATAGAACAAGGCCCCATTCTTGAATCTAATGAGACTTCCATTGGTGTGGTTACAGGAGTTCAAGGAATTAGGTGGTACGATTTATCAATTAAAGGAAAAGAAACTCATGCGGGTCCTTTCCCATTGAGTCACCGAAAAGATACGGTAAAAAAGGTAAGTGCTCTATTGCCTGAAATTTATAAGTTGGCTGAAGCATATTCACCAGATTCCAGGGTTACAATTGGGTATTTAAATACCAGTCCGGGGGTGCGGAATACCGTCCCTGGGTCTTTGGAAATGTCTATCGATTTGCGCCATCCAGACAACAACATGCTTATGGAGATGGATGAAGGTCTAAAATCTATTGTAAAAGAGGCCATGAAAGATGGATTTGATCTTGAGCTTAATGAAGTCTGGTACTCACCTCCTGTAAAGTTTGATGAAAATTGTGTGGCCGCTGTAAGAAAAGCTTCAGAAAAGCTCCATATAGAATACCAAGAAATGGTAAGCGGTGCTGGCCATGATTCCGTGTATATTTCTCAAGTAGCGCCTACCAGTATGATTTTTATTCCATGTAAGGATGGTTTGAGTCACAATGAGTTGGAAAGCGCCAAAAAACAAGACGTTACCAAAGGGTGTAATGTATTGCTGAACGCCGTTTTACAAATGGCTAATAATAAATAA
- a CDS encoding Lrp/AsnC family transcriptional regulator produces MKENNYKLSKLDSSLIKLLKKDGRMSFTDIASQLDVSVNTIRNRYNKLVDDGLLHILGWVDPTKTGFNSYNRVTIEVSPSHLIESVAKKLMDIPEVSFLALTSGPSDIEINLICKDNRHLLEIMQEKIFSLEGVVNSNSTIYYNVYKWAEHNLDLPDQDE; encoded by the coding sequence ATGAAAGAAAATAATTATAAACTAAGTAAGCTGGACAGTTCCTTAATCAAACTTCTTAAAAAAGATGGAAGGATGTCTTTTACCGATATTGCCTCTCAACTGGATGTTTCGGTTAATACTATTAGAAATCGTTATAACAAATTGGTAGATGACGGACTTCTACATATTCTTGGATGGGTGGATCCCACCAAAACCGGATTCAATTCCTACAATAGAGTAACTATTGAAGTGAGTCCTTCCCACCTTATAGAGTCGGTGGCTAAAAAGTTAATGGATATCCCCGAAGTATCGTTTTTAGCGCTTACCTCTGGCCCTTCGGATATTGAGATCAACTTAATCTGTAAAGATAACCGACACCTTTTGGAAATTATGCAGGAAAAAATCTTTTCGCTTGAGGGCGTTGTGAATTCTAATTCTACTATTTATTACAATGTTTATAAATGGGCAGAGCATAATTTGGATTTGCCGGATCAAGATGAATAA
- a CDS encoding aminotransferase translates to MSNKNLTFPAENELAWQNDRNHAIHPYTNYQSFKKDGSIVYHEGDRHFVYDTDGNKYLDGIAGLWCVNIGHGNKELATHIGEQAKKLAYYNTFDDATSPSSANLAAKLAAISPGDLNHVFFGTGGSMANDSAIKIVHYYFNMLGKPNKKKILSRNLGYHGSTYLAHALTGISTTQIGFDLPKDLITYLSTPYTYRKPEEMNDSEFCDHLIEEMEAKIEKIGADNIACFIAEPIMGAGGVMVPPDNYLKRAYDVCKKNDILVISDEVVTAFGRLGHLVSSKDKFDVQPDILVLAKGLSSGYVPLGATVISEKIYDVISKPKPENPYFSHGFTYSGHSLACATGLKNIEILERENFCTHVQSLGPYFKEQLQTLADLPIVGDTRGSHFMLAIEYVKHKNTKEPFADSINIGKRVYYHAKKRGLIVRPIGAINVLSPPLTYDKNAIDNTIAILRESILETIEDLHKEKLL, encoded by the coding sequence ATGAGTAATAAAAATTTAACATTTCCAGCTGAAAATGAATTGGCTTGGCAAAACGATAGAAATCACGCTATACACCCCTATACCAACTACCAAAGTTTTAAAAAAGATGGTTCTATAGTCTACCATGAGGGTGATCGGCATTTTGTGTACGATACCGACGGTAACAAATATCTAGACGGGATTGCGGGCTTGTGGTGTGTGAATATAGGCCATGGGAATAAAGAATTGGCAACACACATTGGTGAGCAAGCAAAAAAGTTAGCTTATTACAACACTTTCGATGATGCCACTTCTCCATCTTCAGCCAATCTAGCTGCAAAGCTGGCCGCCATAAGTCCGGGAGATTTAAACCATGTCTTTTTTGGTACAGGAGGTTCCATGGCTAACGACTCGGCCATAAAAATTGTTCATTACTATTTTAATATGCTGGGAAAACCCAATAAGAAAAAGATTCTTTCCAGGAACCTTGGGTATCATGGCAGCACTTACTTAGCACACGCTTTAACTGGAATTTCCACTACACAGATTGGATTTGACCTTCCGAAGGATTTAATTACCTATTTGTCTACTCCCTACACCTATCGTAAGCCAGAGGAAATGAATGACAGTGAGTTTTGCGATCATTTAATTGAAGAGATGGAAGCAAAAATTGAAAAAATTGGAGCCGATAATATTGCTTGTTTTATTGCCGAACCCATTATGGGTGCTGGCGGCGTTATGGTTCCCCCAGACAACTACTTAAAACGTGCTTACGATGTTTGTAAAAAAAACGATATCCTCGTAATATCCGATGAAGTGGTAACCGCTTTTGGCCGCCTTGGGCACTTGGTATCTTCGAAAGATAAATTTGATGTACAGCCAGATATTCTGGTTTTAGCAAAAGGACTTTCTTCAGGATATGTACCCTTGGGAGCCACCGTAATTTCAGAAAAAATATACGATGTAATATCCAAACCCAAACCCGAGAACCCATATTTTTCCCATGGCTTTACCTACAGTGGTCATTCCCTAGCTTGTGCAACCGGATTAAAGAACATTGAAATTTTAGAGCGGGAGAATTTTTGTACCCATGTACAATCTTTAGGCCCCTACTTTAAAGAACAATTGCAAACCTTAGCAGACTTACCAATAGTTGGGGATACCCGGGGTAGCCATTTTATGCTTGCCATAGAATATGTAAAGCATAAAAACACAAAGGAACCCTTTGCCGATAGTATTAACATTGGAAAAAGAGTATATTACCATGCAAAAAAACGAGGGCTGATTGTTAGGCCTATTGGTGCGATAAATGTTCTTTCCCCACCACTTACCTACGACAAAAATGCCATCGACAATACTATTGCAATATTGAGAGAGAGTATTCTTGAAACTATTGAAGACCTTCATAAAGAAAAGCTTTTATGA
- a CDS encoding agmatine/peptidylarginine deiminase, whose protein sequence is MTPVPFKNLLNPVCSKNTLRFLAVLFLAAQLYGCREKPKKEPSKSEEISVLRQPAEYESQEAIWLIWPPEDHLQKYSNEKVTLEIIEALVEHEKIIVSASNDRIFQRAKDNIPKKYLENNSVELLKIPSEELWVRDMGPNFVELTNGKKAIVDFGFNAWGYTDSNNMDDYTIRMEKYDAQIAKLQNLPIIKSKLISEGGNREVNGKGILMLTETVEKGRNPQMSIPEMEAEFKRTLGVEKVIWLQEGLKEDDHTFKGPIQLENGELAYTAVTTNGHIDEFARFINDSTILLASVKPEDLTDPIAAENHKRMEANYNILKNATDQNGNPFRIIRMPLPKLIVEEMKPGDAVYDFISELSYEDSTVFPKKKPVNVIAAASYLNFLIADHVVIAQKYYREGMDKEIEARDQEIKELLEELFPNRKIVMLDALAINFGGGGIHCITMNEPLLTPNKE, encoded by the coding sequence ATGACACCTGTTCCCTTTAAAAATCTATTGAATCCCGTCTGTTCTAAAAATACTTTGAGGTTTTTAGCAGTTTTGTTTTTAGCTGCTCAACTTTATGGATGTCGGGAAAAGCCTAAAAAGGAACCTTCTAAAAGCGAAGAAATTTCTGTGCTACGCCAACCGGCCGAATATGAAAGCCAAGAAGCTATTTGGCTTATATGGCCGCCAGAAGATCACCTTCAAAAATACTCGAATGAAAAGGTAACGTTGGAAATTATTGAAGCCTTGGTAGAACACGAAAAAATCATCGTATCAGCCTCCAACGACCGCATTTTTCAACGGGCTAAGGACAACATTCCGAAGAAATACCTCGAAAACAATTCGGTGGAACTCTTAAAGATCCCTTCGGAAGAACTATGGGTTCGAGATATGGGGCCTAATTTTGTGGAGCTCACCAATGGGAAAAAGGCAATTGTAGATTTTGGCTTTAATGCTTGGGGTTATACCGATAGCAACAATATGGACGACTACACCATACGGATGGAAAAGTATGATGCACAAATTGCTAAATTACAGAATCTACCAATTATAAAGTCTAAGCTTATAAGTGAAGGCGGAAATAGAGAAGTAAATGGCAAAGGCATTCTAATGCTTACAGAAACCGTGGAAAAGGGAAGAAACCCACAAATGTCTATTCCTGAAATGGAAGCTGAATTTAAAAGAACACTTGGAGTAGAAAAGGTTATTTGGCTCCAAGAAGGACTAAAAGAAGACGACCATACTTTTAAAGGACCTATTCAACTAGAAAATGGAGAACTCGCCTATACTGCTGTTACCACCAATGGTCACATAGATGAGTTTGCACGTTTTATAAACGATTCTACCATACTCCTAGCAAGCGTAAAGCCTGAAGATCTAACAGACCCCATCGCTGCAGAAAACCACAAAAGGATGGAGGCCAATTACAATATTTTGAAGAACGCCACCGACCAAAATGGCAATCCGTTTCGAATAATTCGCATGCCTTTACCAAAACTTATTGTAGAGGAAATGAAACCTGGAGATGCCGTTTATGATTTTATTAGTGAGCTTTCTTATGAAGACAGCACGGTTTTCCCAAAGAAAAAACCTGTTAATGTTATTGCTGCCGCCAGCTATCTCAATTTCCTTATTGCAGACCATGTGGTTATCGCCCAAAAGTATTATCGGGAAGGAATGGATAAAGAAATCGAAGCAAGAGATCAAGAAATAAAAGAACTACTGGAAGAGCTTTTTCCAAATCGTAAGATTGTAATGCTTGATGCATTGGCCATTAATTTTGGTGGAGGCGGCATCCATTGCATCACAATGAATGAACCCCTTCTAACCCCAAATAAAGAATGA
- a CDS encoding serine hydrolase domain-containing protein — protein sequence MMKIFKSAQKTILAVMLLGTIFSCEQNEKPVTNENSAENNTIEKALDSVFKKNELMGMSVVLITNGEISYQYQQGLANEAKNTSITEETIYRVASISKSITATALMQLWDEGKVNLDIDVSNYLSWKLVHPKHPNTPITLRHLLSHQSGIRDGSGYGKFSKDMISEKLHIQELFTEDGAYFSEDLFADHQPGAYFSYTNCTWGIIVSVIENISKQRFDDYCRERIFGPLQMKSDFNVEKIEPVSSIAALYRFENNKWIPQVDDYTDTKPTSRAYPSYQLGQNGLLFGPQGSLRSSAEDLATFALMLMNNGTFKEKEVLKKETVAEMLGSQWLYNGDNGDTWENFFLSYGLGMHQITNKEGGDIIFPDRKMVGHPGIAYGLLSDMYFDSKSKSGIVFITNGSKKEYQYGKKTSFYQVEEDLFYAIYPFLKNLETN from the coding sequence ATGATGAAAATATTTAAGTCTGCTCAAAAAACAATATTGGCAGTAATGCTGCTTGGTACTATTTTTTCCTGCGAACAAAATGAAAAACCAGTCACCAATGAAAACAGTGCGGAGAATAATACCATCGAAAAAGCTTTGGATTCTGTTTTTAAAAAGAATGAATTAATGGGAATGTCGGTTGTATTAATAACCAACGGAGAAATAAGCTACCAATATCAGCAGGGGTTGGCAAATGAAGCAAAAAATACTTCTATTACAGAAGAAACTATTTATAGGGTTGCTTCCATTTCTAAGTCTATTACGGCAACAGCACTTATGCAATTATGGGACGAGGGAAAAGTAAATTTAGATATCGATGTTAGCAATTACCTCAGCTGGAAATTAGTGCACCCCAAACATCCAAATACCCCAATTACCCTAAGACATTTATTGAGCCACCAAAGTGGTATTAGGGATGGTTCTGGTTACGGTAAGTTTTCGAAGGATATGATTTCTGAAAAACTTCATATACAGGAACTTTTTACAGAAGATGGCGCTTATTTTTCAGAAGATCTATTTGCAGATCATCAACCAGGTGCTTATTTCTCGTATACCAATTGTACTTGGGGAATTATAGTTTCAGTTATTGAAAATATTAGCAAGCAAAGATTTGATGATTACTGCCGGGAACGTATTTTCGGGCCTTTGCAAATGAAATCAGATTTTAATGTAGAAAAAATAGAACCTGTTAGTTCGATAGCTGCTTTGTACAGGTTTGAAAACAATAAATGGATACCCCAGGTAGATGATTATACGGATACAAAACCGACGTCCCGTGCCTATCCTAGTTATCAATTGGGCCAAAATGGATTGCTTTTTGGTCCGCAAGGCAGTCTGCGAAGTTCAGCTGAAGATTTGGCAACCTTCGCTTTAATGCTAATGAACAACGGAACCTTTAAAGAAAAGGAAGTGCTCAAAAAAGAAACCGTGGCAGAAATGTTGGGCAGTCAGTGGCTTTATAATGGTGACAACGGCGATACTTGGGAAAACTTCTTTTTGTCTTATGGTTTAGGGATGCACCAAATAACAAATAAAGAAGGTGGAGATATTATTTTCCCAGACCGAAAAATGGTCGGGCACCCAGGGATAGCTTATGGTTTATTAAGCGATATGTATTTTGATAGCAAAAGTAAAAGTGGCATTGTATTTATAACCAATGGAAGCAAAAAAGAATATCAATATGGCAAAAAAACATCTTTCTATCAAGTAGAAGAAGATTTGTTTTATGCCATTTATCCATTTCTCAAAAACCTGGAAACTAACTAA
- a CDS encoding Na+/H+ antiporter NhaC family protein, with protein sequence MDHSGILSLLPTIAVVIFALITKKTFEALVLGSITGYLLISDINFFSSFTDSLLKVMQDPTIGWVILVCGLFGSLINLLAKSGGTTAFSGHLLKYVKNRKGALMATWILGLCIFIDDYLNALTVGASMKKVTDKFKVPREMLAYVVDSTAAPICVLIPLSTWAIYISGLLEGEGIVEQGYGLTGYLKAIPYITYGWVAAILVPLVALNIIPALGAMKKAEKRAESGDLIPPHSGAISLKMPDDVSKKKAKLSYFILPILILIAATIAFEIDALKGVIAAIAFTVVYFSFEKVMTISEAMKGVFTGFKTMLYALAIVVMSFVLKNVNDELGLTSFVIESVSPFISKEFLPVITFISLAVITFATGSFWGMYAISFPIILPLAQTLGVDIWLSIGTVISAGAFGSHACFYGDATVLSASATGCNNMAHVTTQLPYTMIAGLITCLIYLVLGFVV encoded by the coding sequence ATGGATCATTCTGGTATCCTTTCCTTATTACCAACAATAGCAGTAGTCATCTTTGCTTTAATTACCAAAAAAACCTTTGAAGCCTTAGTTTTAGGCTCCATTACCGGTTATTTACTGATTTCTGACATCAACTTTTTTTCAAGTTTTACAGATTCTTTATTAAAGGTTATGCAGGACCCAACTATAGGGTGGGTAATTTTGGTATGTGGCTTATTCGGTTCCCTCATTAACCTATTGGCCAAGTCTGGAGGTACTACTGCTTTTTCTGGCCATTTGCTCAAGTACGTAAAAAACCGAAAAGGCGCCCTTATGGCTACCTGGATATTGGGATTATGCATTTTTATTGATGATTATTTAAATGCGCTTACCGTAGGTGCTTCTATGAAAAAAGTGACAGATAAATTTAAAGTACCAAGGGAAATGCTGGCTTATGTAGTAGACAGCACTGCGGCTCCTATCTGTGTTTTAATTCCGCTTTCTACTTGGGCTATTTATATCTCCGGACTTTTGGAAGGCGAAGGGATTGTAGAACAAGGATATGGATTAACGGGATACTTAAAAGCTATTCCCTACATTACCTACGGTTGGGTAGCAGCTATTTTAGTTCCATTGGTGGCCCTCAATATCATTCCTGCCCTTGGGGCGATGAAAAAGGCAGAGAAAAGAGCGGAAAGCGGCGATTTGATCCCACCTCATTCCGGAGCGATTAGTCTTAAAATGCCCGATGATGTTTCTAAAAAGAAGGCGAAACTTTCTTACTTTATCCTTCCCATTTTAATTTTAATAGCGGCCACTATTGCTTTCGAAATTGATGCTCTTAAAGGTGTTATTGCAGCAATAGCATTTACTGTGGTTTACTTTTCTTTTGAAAAGGTAATGACAATCAGTGAAGCTATGAAAGGTGTTTTTACAGGATTTAAAACCATGTTATATGCCTTGGCCATCGTAGTAATGTCTTTTGTTCTTAAAAATGTAAACGACGAATTGGGCCTCACCAGCTTTGTTATCGAATCGGTTTCTCCCTTTATAAGCAAAGAATTTTTACCAGTAATTACTTTTATATCTCTAGCCGTAATAACTTTTGCAACCGGTTCATTCTGGGGAATGTATGCCATTTCCTTCCCTATAATCCTTCCGTTGGCGCAAACTTTAGGAGTGGATATTTGGCTATCTATAGGAACTGTTATAAGCGCAGGGGCTTTTGGTTCCCACGCCTGTTTTTATGGAGATGCTACCGTGCTTTCAGCATCGGCGACAGGTTGTAACAACATGGCGCACGTTACCACACAGCTTCCGTATACCATGATAGCAGGTTTAATAACTTGCCTTATTTATCTAGTTCTGGGCTTCGTAGTTTAA